A genomic segment from Rhinatrema bivittatum chromosome 19, aRhiBiv1.1, whole genome shotgun sequence encodes:
- the EMP3 gene encoding epithelial membrane protein 3: protein MSLLLLGVTAFHIIILVILFVATLDKSWWVFPDEETVNLWYDCLYDNNTEAWLCSSVSDNEWFHAVQALMVLAILFSSFSFVLFMCQLYTIERGGLFYATGIFQIFASLAVFTGAVIYASHVNEFHPTRKAGGYFGHCFVLAWVAFPLSMISGIMYIHLRKRE, encoded by the exons ATGAGTCTCCTGCTCCTTGGCGTGACCGCCTTTCACATCATCATCCTCGTGATTCTCTTCGTCGCCACGCTCGACAAG TCCTGGTGGGTGTTTCCGGATGAGGAGACGGTGAACCTTTGGTACGACTGTCTCTATGACAACAATACTGAGGCCTGGCTGTGCTCCTCGGTGTCCGACAATG AATGGTTCCACGCCGTGCAGGCCCTCATGGTCCTGGCCATCCTCTTCTCCAGCTTCTCCTTCGTCCTCTTCATGTGCCAGCTGTACACCATAGAGCGAGGCGGGCTCTTCTACGCCACCGGCATCTTCCAGATCTTCGCCA GTCTGGCCGTCTTTACCGGGGCTGTGATCTATGCCAGCCACGTGAACGAGTTTCACCCCACCAGGAAGGCCGGGGGCTACTTCGGCCACTGCTTTGTGCTGGCCTGGGTGGCCTTCCCCCTCAGCATGATCAGTGGCATCATGTACATTCACCTGCGGAAGCGAGAATga
- the TMEM143 gene encoding transmembrane protein 143 codes for MLCGASAALRAGAGLSRSPARSLRSLAGKIADYRKMWKPTEPRDWTVQYQERYIPFSKDQLTKALLQDFHSFGEAEHQAFLSFAERVDASLLQPYHAALERLQALYDPINPDRDTLAEQPLSDAQRLSSEESVLGQLQPILEQANFNCLSEDALAYALTVHHPQDGVQVYVNIDQYEYIRFWALGQRVGPLSTQLGSRAPKGLYSRTPKTPVERRYFKRVVVAARPRQAHMVLKCFKDIPLEGLEQLLPIVKVRTSRFDRTLLNAMLLVSGGVIFVNVGMAVLTDLKIGTSVLLILFTGFMAFRAWKAFASRRKSHSLELAHMLYYRSTSNNAELLGALIQRAQEEHAKEILLLHSFLTRHKLTAAGVAGADTCPADPAKLARLQEQVQIWLREKSKLNIAFSVQRALANLQRLNGPAAGKPQPFHEPA; via the exons ATGCTCTGCGGAGCCTCGGCTGCCCTCCGGGCCGGGGCAGGGCTCTCGCGGTCCCCTGCGCGCTCCCTGCGCTCCCTGGCCGGGAAGATCGCGGACTACCGGAAGATGTGGAAACCGACAGAGCCCCGCGACTGGACTGTGCAGTACCAGGAGAGATACATCCCCTTCTCCAAGGACCAGCTCACCAAGGCCCTGTTGCAg GACTTCCACTCGTTCGGCGAGGCGGAGCACCAGGCCTTCCTGTCTTTTGCAGAGAGGGTGGACGCCTCCCTCCTGCAGCCCTACCACGCCGCCCTGGAACGCTTGCAG gcgcTCTACGATCCCATTAACCCGGACAGGGACACGCTAGCTGAACAGCCCCTCTCTGATGCCCAGCGGCTGTCCAGCGAAGAAAGCGTCTTGGGCCAGCTGCAGCCTATCCTGGAGCAGGCCAACTTCAACTGCCTGTCGGAGGACGCTCTGGCCTACGCGCTGACCGTGCATCACCCGCAGGATGGCGTCCAG GTGTATGTAAACATAGACCAGTACGAATACATTAGGTTCTGGGCCCTTGGTCAGAGGGTTGGGCCTCTCTCGACGCAGCTCGGCAGCAGGGCCCCAAAGGGGCTTTACAGTCGGACTCCGAAGACCCCTGTGGAAAG GCGCTACTTCAAGCGAGTGGTTGTGGCGGCCCGGCCCCGGCAGGCCCACATGGTGCTGAAGTGCTTCAAGGACATCCCGCTGGAAGGGCTGGAGCAGTTGCTGCCCATCGTGAAGGTGCGCACCTCGCGCTTTGACCGCACCCTGCTCAACGCCATGCTGCTGGTGAGCGGCGGCGTGATCTTTGTCAACGTGGGCATGGCGGTCCTCACCGACCTGAAGATCGGCACCTCCGTCCTCCTCATCCTCTTCACTGGGTTCATGGCCTTCCGCGCCTGGAAg GCGTTTGCCTCGCGGCGGAAGTCTCACTCCCTGGAGCTGGCTCACATGCTGTACTATCGCAGCACCTCCAATAACGCCGAGCTGCTGGGGGCTCTCATCCAGCGGGCGCAGGAGGAGCACGCCAAGGAGATCCTCCTCCTACACAGCTTCCTGACACGGCACAAGCTCACGGCGGCGGGCGTGGCTGGCGCGGACACGTGCCCTGCAG ACCCCGCGAAGCTGGCCCGGTTGCAGGAACAGGTGCAGATCTGGCTGCGCGAGAAATCCAAGCTGAACATTGCTTTCTCCGTGCAGAGAGCGCTCGCCAACCTCCAGAGACTGAACGGTCCAGCGGCCGGGAAGCCACAACCCTTCCACGAGCCGGCCTAG